Proteins from one Piscinibacter lacus genomic window:
- a CDS encoding glutamate synthase-related protein produces the protein MAQPLQATPAELALASQHGLYNAAHEHDACGVGFVAHIKGQKAHAIVVQGLKILENLDHRGAVGADKLMGDGAGILLQIPDELFRAEMAAQGVALPPQGEYGVGMIFLPKEHASRLACEQELERAIRAEGQVLLGWRDVPVDREMPMSPTVREKEPVIRQVFIGRGADVIVPDALERKLYVIRKTASAAIQRLRLTHSHEYYVPSMSCRTIIYKGLLLADQVGQYYLDLRDERCTSALALVHQRFSTNTFPEWPLAHPYRMVAHNGEINTVKGNFNWMRAREGVMKSPVLGDDLPKLYPISFEGQSDTATFDNAIELLTMAGYPLAQAAMMMIPEAWENHEGMDARRRAFYEYHAAMIEPWDGPAAMVFTDGRQIGATLDRNGLRPARYCVTDDDLVVMASEAGVLPFPENKIVRKWRLQPGKMFLIDFEQGRIVDDEELKNQFAQAKPYRQWIDNVRIKLDAVEATPAQPQFTETLLDRQQAFGYTQEDLKFLMSPMAIAGEEGIGSMGNDSPLAVLSDKNKPLPSYFKQLFAQVTNPPIDPIREAIVMSLNSFIGPKPNLLDINAVNPPMRLEVAQPILDFADMARLRAIEGATGGKFKTHELDIVYPLAWGAEGVEAKLASLCAEAVDALQGGHNILILTDRRMDRDHVAIPALLALSAVHQHLVRAGLRTTAGLVVETGSAREVHHFATLAGYGAEAVHPYLAMETLAALHKDLPGALSAEKAIYNYVKAIGKGLSKIMSKMGVSTYMSYCGAQLFEAIGLNKGLVDTYFRGTATQVGGIGVFEVAEEALRTHRAAFGSDPVLATMLDAGGEYAWRARGEEHMWTPDAIAKLQHATRAGKFDTYKEYAQIINDQSRRHLTLRGLFEFKLDPSKAIPVDEVESAADIVKRFATGAMSLGSISTEAHSTLAIAMNRIGGKSNTGEGGEDPARYRNELKGIKITAGTKVSDVVGKKVIEADYELKDGDSLRSKIKQVASGRFGVTTEYLVSADQIQIKMAQGAKPGEGGQLPGGKVSDYIGFLRHSVPGVGLISPPPHHDIYSIEDLAQLIHDLKNVNPASSVSVKLVSEVGVGTIAAGVAKAKADHVVIAGHDGGTGASPWSSIKHAGSPWELGLAETQQTLVLNGLRGRIRVQADGQMKTGRDVVIGALLGADEFGFATAPLVVEGCIMMRKCHLNTCPVGVATQDPVLRQKFAGKPEHVVNYFFYVAEEARQIMAQLGIRRFDELIGRADLLDMKKGIEHWKARGLDFSRVFHLPAVAAEVPRLHVENQDHGLSRALDQTLIQKCLPALERGEKVQFMETVRNVNRTVGAMLSGELIRRHAEGLPDQTIFIQMEGTGGQSFAAFLAQGITLYLIGEANDYTGKGLSGGRIVVRPSIEFRGDATKNIIVGNTVLYGATRGEAFFRGVAGERFAVRLSGATTVVEGTGDHGCEYMTGGTVVVLGKTGRNFAAGMSGGIAYVYDEDGQFAKRCNPAMVTLGKVLSAEEQAQTQDPATFHKGQTDEALLKKLVEDHHKWTGSLRAREILDQWPAARDKFVKVFPNEYQRALKEMAAAQATDETLAKAKGETGKAAKAKTVPAK, from the coding sequence ATGGCCCAGCCCCTTCAAGCCACGCCGGCCGAACTGGCCCTCGCCAGCCAGCACGGTCTCTACAACGCGGCCCATGAGCACGACGCCTGCGGCGTCGGTTTCGTCGCGCACATCAAGGGCCAGAAGGCGCATGCCATCGTCGTCCAGGGCCTGAAGATCCTCGAGAACCTCGACCACCGGGGTGCGGTTGGCGCCGACAAGCTGATGGGCGACGGCGCGGGCATCCTGCTGCAGATCCCTGACGAGCTTTTCCGCGCCGAGATGGCGGCCCAGGGTGTCGCCCTGCCGCCCCAGGGCGAGTACGGCGTCGGCATGATCTTCCTGCCCAAGGAGCACGCCAGCCGCCTGGCCTGCGAGCAGGAGCTTGAGCGCGCGATCCGGGCCGAAGGCCAGGTGCTGCTGGGCTGGCGCGACGTGCCGGTCGACCGCGAGATGCCCATGTCGCCCACCGTGCGCGAGAAGGAGCCGGTGATCCGCCAGGTCTTCATCGGCCGCGGTGCCGACGTCATCGTGCCCGACGCGCTGGAGCGCAAGCTCTACGTGATCCGCAAGACGGCCAGCGCCGCCATCCAGCGCCTGCGGCTGACGCACAGCCACGAGTACTACGTGCCCAGCATGAGCTGCCGCACGATCATCTACAAGGGCCTGCTGCTCGCCGACCAGGTCGGCCAGTACTACCTGGACCTGCGCGACGAGCGCTGCACCTCGGCCCTGGCCCTGGTGCACCAGCGCTTCTCGACCAACACCTTCCCCGAGTGGCCGCTGGCCCACCCCTACCGGATGGTGGCCCACAACGGCGAGATCAACACCGTCAAGGGCAACTTCAACTGGATGCGCGCCCGCGAAGGCGTGATGAAGTCGCCGGTGCTGGGCGACGACCTGCCCAAGCTCTACCCGATCAGCTTCGAGGGCCAGTCCGACACGGCCACCTTCGACAACGCGATCGAGCTGCTGACCATGGCCGGCTACCCGCTGGCCCAGGCGGCGATGATGATGATCCCCGAGGCCTGGGAGAACCACGAAGGCATGGACGCCCGCCGTCGCGCCTTCTACGAATACCACGCCGCGATGATCGAGCCCTGGGACGGCCCGGCCGCCATGGTCTTCACCGACGGCCGCCAGATCGGCGCCACGCTGGACCGCAACGGCCTGCGTCCGGCGCGCTACTGCGTGACCGACGACGACCTCGTCGTGATGGCCTCGGAAGCCGGCGTGCTGCCCTTCCCCGAGAACAAGATCGTGCGCAAGTGGCGCCTGCAGCCGGGCAAGATGTTCCTGATCGACTTCGAGCAGGGCCGCATCGTCGACGACGAAGAGCTGAAGAACCAGTTCGCCCAGGCCAAGCCATACCGCCAGTGGATCGACAACGTCCGCATCAAGCTCGACGCGGTCGAGGCCACGCCCGCGCAGCCCCAGTTCACCGAGACCCTGCTGGACCGTCAGCAGGCCTTCGGCTACACCCAGGAAGACCTGAAGTTCCTGATGAGCCCGATGGCCATCGCTGGCGAGGAAGGCATCGGCTCGATGGGCAACGACAGCCCGCTGGCCGTGCTGTCGGACAAGAACAAGCCGCTGCCGAGCTACTTCAAGCAGCTCTTCGCCCAGGTCACGAACCCGCCGATCGATCCGATCCGCGAGGCCATCGTGATGAGCCTGAATAGCTTCATCGGCCCCAAGCCCAACCTGCTCGACATCAATGCGGTCAATCCGCCGATGCGGCTGGAGGTGGCGCAGCCCATCCTGGACTTCGCCGACATGGCCCGCCTGCGCGCCATCGAGGGCGCGACCGGCGGCAAGTTCAAGACCCATGAGCTCGACATCGTCTACCCGCTGGCCTGGGGTGCCGAAGGCGTCGAAGCCAAGCTGGCCTCGCTGTGCGCGGAAGCGGTCGATGCGCTGCAGGGCGGCCACAACATCCTGATCCTGACCGACCGCCGGATGGACCGCGACCATGTCGCCATCCCCGCGCTGCTGGCCCTGTCGGCCGTGCACCAGCACCTGGTGCGCGCCGGCTTGCGCACGACCGCCGGCCTGGTGGTCGAGACCGGCTCGGCCCGCGAGGTGCATCACTTCGCCACCCTGGCCGGCTACGGTGCCGAGGCCGTCCATCCCTACCTGGCGATGGAGACCCTGGCGGCGCTGCACAAGGATCTGCCCGGTGCGCTGAGCGCCGAGAAGGCGATCTACAACTATGTGAAGGCGATCGGCAAGGGCCTGTCGAAGATCATGTCCAAGATGGGCGTGTCGACCTACATGTCCTACTGCGGCGCCCAGCTCTTCGAGGCCATCGGCCTCAATAAGGGCCTGGTCGACACCTACTTCCGCGGCACGGCCACCCAAGTGGGCGGCATCGGCGTGTTCGAGGTCGCCGAGGAGGCCCTGCGCACCCACCGCGCCGCCTTCGGCAGCGACCCGGTGCTGGCCACCATGCTCGATGCCGGTGGCGAGTACGCCTGGCGCGCCCGCGGCGAAGAGCATATGTGGACGCCCGACGCGATTGCCAAGCTCCAGCATGCAACCCGCGCCGGCAAGTTCGACACCTACAAGGAATATGCGCAGATCATCAACGACCAGTCGCGCCGCCACCTGACGCTGCGCGGCCTGTTCGAGTTCAAGCTCGATCCGAGCAAGGCCATCCCGGTCGACGAGGTCGAGTCGGCCGCGGACATCGTCAAGCGCTTTGCCACCGGCGCGATGTCGCTGGGCTCGATCAGCACCGAAGCGCACAGCACGCTGGCCATTGCGATGAACCGCATCGGCGGCAAGTCCAACACCGGCGAAGGCGGCGAGGATCCGGCGCGCTACCGCAACGAGCTCAAGGGCATCAAGATCACCGCCGGCACCAAGGTGTCGGACGTGGTCGGCAAGAAGGTCATCGAGGCCGACTACGAGCTGAAGGACGGTGACAGCCTGCGCTCGAAGATCAAGCAGGTCGCCTCGGGCCGCTTTGGCGTGACGACCGAATACCTGGTCAGCGCCGACCAGATCCAGATCAAGATGGCCCAGGGCGCCAAGCCCGGTGAGGGCGGCCAGTTGCCGGGCGGCAAGGTCTCGGACTACATCGGCTTCCTGCGCCACTCGGTGCCGGGCGTCGGCCTCATCAGCCCGCCGCCGCACCACGACATCTACTCGATCGAGGATCTGGCCCAGCTCATCCACGACCTGAAGAACGTCAACCCGGCGTCCTCGGTCAGCGTGAAGCTGGTGTCGGAAGTCGGCGTGGGCACCATCGCCGCCGGCGTGGCCAAGGCCAAGGCCGACCATGTGGTGATCGCCGGCCATGACGGCGGCACCGGCGCCTCGCCCTGGTCCTCGATCAAGCATGCCGGCTCGCCCTGGGAACTGGGCCTGGCCGAGACGCAGCAGACCCTGGTGCTCAACGGCCTGCGCGGCCGCATCCGCGTGCAGGCCGACGGCCAGATGAAGACCGGCCGCGACGTGGTCATCGGCGCCTTGCTCGGCGCCGACGAGTTCGGCTTCGCGACCGCGCCGCTGGTGGTCGAGGGCTGCATCATGATGCGCAAGTGCCACCTCAACACCTGCCCGGTGGGCGTGGCCACGCAGGACCCGGTGCTGCGCCAGAAGTTCGCCGGCAAGCCCGAGCATGTCGTCAACTACTTCTTCTACGTGGCCGAGGAAGCGCGCCAGATCATGGCCCAGCTCGGCATCCGTCGCTTCGACGAGCTGATCGGCCGCGCCGACCTGCTCGACATGAAGAAGGGCATCGAGCACTGGAAGGCCCGCGGCCTGGACTTCAGCCGCGTCTTCCATCTGCCGGCCGTCGCGGCCGAGGTGCCGCGCCTGCATGTCGAGAACCAGGATCACGGCCTGAGCCGCGCGCTCGACCAGACCCTGATCCAGAAGTGCCTGCCCGCGCTGGAGCGCGGCGAGAAGGTGCAGTTCATGGAGACGGTGCGCAACGTCAACCGCACCGTGGGCGCCATGCTGTCGGGCGAGCTGATCCGCCGCCACGCCGAAGGCCTGCCCGACCAGACCATCTTCATCCAGATGGAAGGCACCGGCGGCCAGAGCTTCGCGGCCTTCCTGGCCCAGGGCATCACGCTCTACCTGATCGGCGAAGCCAACGACTACACCGGCAAGGGCCTGTCGGGCGGCCGCATCGTCGTGCGGCCCTCGATCGAGTTCCGCGGCGACGCGACCAAGAACATCATCGTCGGCAACACCGTGCTCTACGGCGCGACCCGCGGCGAGGCCTTCTTCCGCGGCGTGGCCGGCGAGCGCTTTGCCGTCCGACTCTCGGGCGCCACCACGGTGGTCGAGGGCACGGGCGACCACGGTTGCGAATACATGACCGGCGGCACGGTGGTCGTGCTCGGCAAGACCGGCCGCAACTTCGCGGCGGGCATGTCGGGCGGCATCGCCTACGTCTACGACGAGGACGGCCAGTTCGCCAAGCGCTGCAACCCCGCCATGGTCACGCTGGGCAAGGTGCTGTCGGCCGAGGAGCAGGCGCAGACCCAGGATCCGGCCACCTTCCACAAGGGCCAGACCGACGAGGCCCTGCTGAAGAAGCTGGTCGAGGACCACCACAAGTGGACCGGCTCGCTGCGTGCCCGCGAGATCCTCGACCAGTGGCCCGCCGCCCGCGACAAGTTCGTGAAGGTCTTCCCGAACGAATACCAGCGCGCCCTCAAGGAAATGGCCGCCGCCCAGGCGACCGACGAGACCCTGGCCAAGGCCAAGGGCGAGACCGGCAAGGCCGCCAAGGCCAAGACCGTGCCCGCCAAGTAA
- a CDS encoding glutamate synthase subunit beta yields the protein MGKVTGFLEFERLEEGYAPVEQRVKHYREFVIGLDPDQAKIQGARCMDCGTPFCNNGCPVNNIIPDFNDLVFQGDWKNAITVLHSTNNFPEFTGRICPAPCEAACTLNVNDDPVGIKSIEHAIIDRAWAEGWVTPQPPAVKTGKKVAIVGSGPAGLAAAQQLARAGHDVTVFEKNSRIGGLLRYGIPDFKMEKSHIDRRVAQMEAEGVVFKTGVLVGAWPADSKVTNDAKTVITPEALKADFDAVLLAGGAEQSRDLPVPGRELDGVHFAMEFLPQQNKVNAGDKLKGQLRAEGKHVIVIGGGDTGSDCVGTSNRHGAASVTQFELLPQPPEQENKLLVWPYWPIKLRTSSSHEEGCEREFAIATKEFLGEKGKVKAVKTVRLEWKDGKMGEVPGSEQVLPADLVLLAMGFVSPVASILDSFGVEKDARGNARAGVEIDGGYRTGVDKVFAAGDMRRGQSLVVWAIREGRQAARAVDEYLMGASTLPR from the coding sequence ATGGGAAAAGTCACCGGCTTCCTCGAATTCGAGCGTCTTGAAGAGGGCTATGCCCCCGTCGAGCAGCGCGTCAAGCATTACCGCGAGTTCGTCATCGGGCTCGACCCGGACCAGGCCAAGATCCAGGGCGCGCGCTGCATGGACTGCGGCACGCCGTTCTGCAACAACGGCTGCCCGGTCAACAACATCATTCCGGACTTCAACGACCTGGTCTTCCAGGGCGATTGGAAGAACGCGATCACGGTGCTGCACAGCACCAACAACTTCCCCGAGTTCACCGGCCGCATCTGCCCCGCACCCTGCGAGGCGGCCTGCACCCTGAACGTGAACGACGACCCGGTGGGCATCAAGTCCATCGAGCACGCCATCATCGACCGGGCCTGGGCCGAGGGCTGGGTCACGCCGCAGCCGCCGGCCGTCAAGACCGGCAAGAAGGTTGCGATCGTCGGCTCCGGCCCGGCCGGCCTGGCCGCGGCCCAGCAGCTTGCGCGGGCCGGCCACGACGTGACCGTGTTCGAGAAGAACAGCCGCATCGGCGGCCTGCTGCGCTACGGCATTCCCGACTTCAAGATGGAGAAGTCGCACATCGACCGCCGCGTGGCTCAGATGGAAGCCGAAGGCGTGGTGTTCAAGACTGGCGTGCTGGTCGGCGCCTGGCCGGCCGACAGCAAGGTCACCAACGACGCCAAGACCGTCATCACGCCCGAGGCCCTGAAGGCCGACTTCGACGCCGTGCTGCTGGCCGGCGGCGCCGAGCAGAGCCGCGACCTGCCGGTGCCCGGCCGCGAACTGGACGGCGTGCACTTCGCGATGGAGTTCCTGCCGCAGCAGAACAAGGTCAATGCCGGTGACAAGCTCAAGGGCCAGCTCCGTGCCGAGGGCAAGCATGTGATCGTGATCGGCGGTGGCGACACCGGCAGCGACTGCGTCGGCACCAGCAACCGCCATGGCGCGGCCAGCGTGACCCAGTTCGAGCTGCTGCCCCAGCCGCCCGAGCAGGAGAACAAGCTGCTGGTCTGGCCCTACTGGCCGATCAAGCTGCGCACCTCGTCCAGCCACGAGGAAGGCTGCGAGCGCGAGTTCGCGATCGCCACCAAGGAGTTCCTCGGCGAGAAGGGCAAGGTCAAGGCCGTCAAGACCGTCCGCCTCGAGTGGAAGGACGGCAAGATGGGCGAGGTGCCGGGCAGCGAGCAGGTGCTGCCGGCCGACCTGGTGCTGCTCGCCATGGGCTTCGTCAGCCCCGTCGCCAGCATCCTCGACAGCTTTGGCGTCGAGAAGGATGCGCGCGGCAACGCCAGGGCCGGGGTCGAGATCGACGGCGGCTACCGCACCGGGGTCGACAAGGTCTTCGCCGCGGGCGACATGCGTCGGGGCCAGTCGCTGGTGGTCTGGGCCATCCGCGAAGGCCGCCAGGCCGCCCGCGCGGTCGACGAGTACCTGATGGGCGCCAGCACGCTGCCGCGCTGA
- a CDS encoding ABC transporter ATP-binding protein gives MHEPSLASANAATPHVELHNVSCGYGQRVILRDVNLVVPRGQVLGLMGTSGGGKTTVLRLIGRQLRPFSGEVHFDGQDLATLDEEGIYRVRRRMGMLFQQGALFTDLSVFDNVAFPLREHTALGETLIRDLVLMKLQAVGLRGVRDLMPSQVSGGMSRRVALARAIALDPELIMYDEPFAGLDPISMGVAARLIRELNRALGVTSIVVSHDVHETFEIADRIVFIANGGIVAQGTPAEMRASDDPLVRQFIDAQADGPVRFHQPAQPLDEDFGLAARGDGR, from the coding sequence ATGCACGAGCCCTCCCTGGCGTCTGCCAACGCCGCCACCCCGCATGTCGAGCTTCACAACGTCAGCTGCGGCTACGGCCAGCGGGTGATCCTGCGCGACGTGAATCTGGTGGTGCCGCGCGGCCAGGTGCTGGGCCTGATGGGCACCTCAGGCGGCGGCAAGACGACGGTGCTGCGGCTGATCGGCCGCCAGCTCCGGCCCTTCAGCGGTGAAGTGCACTTCGACGGCCAGGACTTGGCCACGCTGGACGAGGAGGGCATTTACCGCGTCCGGCGCCGCATGGGCATGCTCTTCCAGCAGGGCGCGCTGTTCACCGACCTGTCGGTCTTCGACAACGTCGCCTTCCCGCTGCGCGAGCACACCGCCCTGGGCGAGACCCTGATCCGCGATCTGGTGCTGATGAAGCTGCAAGCCGTCGGCCTGCGCGGCGTGCGCGATCTCATGCCCAGCCAGGTCTCGGGCGGCATGTCGCGCCGCGTGGCCCTGGCCCGGGCGATCGCGCTGGACCCGGAACTCATCATGTACGACGAGCCCTTCGCCGGGCTCGATCCCATCTCGATGGGCGTGGCCGCGCGCCTGATCCGAGAGCTGAACCGCGCGCTCGGCGTCACCAGCATCGTCGTCTCGCACGATGTGCACGAGACCTTCGAGATCGCCGACCGCATCGTCTTCATCGCCAACGGCGGCATCGTCGCCCAGGGCACGCCGGCCGAGATGCGTGCCAGCGACGACCCCCTGGTGCGCCAGTTCATCGATGCCCAGGCCGACGGCCCGGTGCGCTTCCACCAGCCGGCGCAGCCGCTGGACGAGGATTTCGGCCTGGCCGCGCGGGGAGACGGGCGGTGA
- a CDS encoding transposase: MARLPRAVFDGLPHLVQLRGPSRESLFLDGEDLRSAHALLREAVLLHRLALHGWCFLPDRVELLITPPAAEALSRAMQTFARRHAAAYNRRHDRAGSLWAGRYRAAVIDPGAWMLACLLRIDGAGPVEPPGFPEFGAWMSSRAHHLGSASDSLLSDPPAYWALGNTPFEREARYRALLAQALPARQAEPIEAALRGGWALGPPDFLARLGEQAARPLQPRPRGRPARRREGADSGS; encoded by the coding sequence ATGGCCCGCCTGCCCCGTGCCGTCTTCGACGGCCTGCCGCACCTCGTGCAGTTGCGGGGGCCGAGCCGGGAATCGCTCTTCCTTGACGGCGAGGACCTGCGCAGCGCCCACGCCCTGCTGCGCGAGGCGGTGCTGCTGCACCGCCTGGCCCTGCACGGCTGGTGCTTCCTGCCCGACCGGGTCGAGCTGCTGATCACCCCGCCCGCAGCCGAGGCCCTGTCGCGGGCCATGCAGACCTTCGCCCGCCGCCATGCCGCGGCCTACAACCGCCGCCATGACCGGGCGGGTAGCCTCTGGGCCGGGCGCTACCGGGCGGCGGTGATCGATCCCGGTGCGTGGATGCTGGCCTGCCTGTTGCGTATCGATGGCGCGGGTCCGGTCGAACCGCCCGGCTTTCCGGAGTTCGGCGCCTGGATGTCCAGCCGGGCGCACCACCTTGGCTCGGCCAGCGACAGCCTGCTCAGCGACCCGCCCGCCTACTGGGCGCTGGGCAACACCCCGTTCGAGCGCGAGGCGCGCTACCGCGCGCTGCTGGCGCAGGCCCTGCCGGCCCGCCAGGCCGAGCCCATCGAAGCGGCGCTGCGCGGCGGCTGGGCGCTTGGGCCGCCCGACTTCCTCGCCCGGCTGGGCGAACAGGCGGCGAGGCCGCTCCAGCCCCGGCCGCGCGGCCGGCCGGCGCGGCGGCGCGAGGGCGCTGACTCCGGCTCTTGA